The genomic region AGTACTGGAAGGTTGGACAACATGCTTAGCATTCTTTTGAGTTGCTAAAAATTTGGAGTCCAAATGTATAACATGCTTTGCattctattctttttttgaaTCCAGCTAGATCACACAATAATCAAAACCATCGAGACAGCACCAGATGAAGAACTCCGAGAATCTAGAGATCCGATTCTGCACATTCGTAGGAGAAATTTGTATTAGGTGGAGAACTtcatttttgtgttttgatcATGGTAGCATGCAAACAAAcatgctattattattatatctaaaATGTGAAAGACAAAACATACGGTATACTGTGTTATTTTCTGTGTTAGTTCTGTAACcaagatttacttgattaagaaaatgcattgtatattttattaccttgcatatggatcatttattttagttttgattctaaatttttatttttacttaagtgttctaacttttggattttaattgtgttattaatttattattttaaattctaaatttaaattcattaatttttatatttatatttagttttaaagttaaaatttttgtagaaaatttaatttaaataatatttttttatttatccttaaaacataatataatatttattatagaaataaatattatttgaaaaaaattaatttttttaaaagacatatttttagtggcgtttgtttgaagagcgccgctaaaagccatggtctttagcggcgtttgtggtaaaagcgccgctaatggtcatagtctttagcggcgtttgtggtaaaagcgccactaaaggtcatggtctttagcggcgtttgtgggaaaagcgccgctaaaggtcttggtctttagcggcgtttgtgggaaaagcgccgctaaaggtcttggtctttagcggcgtttatggaaaaagcgccgctaaagttagcgatgctgtcattagtggcgtttttagcggcgcttctcaaagcgccgctaaaggcctaaaaaagcgccgctaaaagcctgttttggtgtagtgaaacCCCTTTTCTGGGTCAAGCCTACCAGTCGGGCCAAAGAATTTGGTCGGCCCCgacccatggacacctctaccCGCCACATTACTAATGCACAAAAAATCAAGTCTTAGATGGCCTATCCTTCTCATCATCATCTCAGATCTATCGCCATCACTATAATCCATCATGATAAAACCCTTCGAGAATggttattaataaatttgtctaatgGAACTAGAAACAACGGAGAATCAACATCTTTATTCTACCCTATTTTTACATTCTCTATTATTGGACGCAAATTAGGTCCTGAATTGGGTTCTCTATAAGAGTATTTCTCTTGGTGAAGCAATTAACTATTCTTTGCCTTTAAGTTGTATTATTGATTCTTTTAGAAGCTTCAACCAATTAACTATTCTCCAAGTGCACCCTATACTCGTCAAGCATTCGTTGGATCCTTCTCATTATGGGAGTGTTGGATGTCTAGTAAGCTCTCTTTGAAGCGATGTATATACTCCATGAGATCTTCTCTTAATTTCCGATGCTTCCGTGCCGAATCAATCAAAGTAACATCCTTTTGGCTTTGCAACTCAACGGAATTAGGAATAAGGTTGACATACCAAGTGTATGCCTTCTTTGTCAAAGACAAATTTCTTTTAACTTCAAGTCATCGTATAACCCAACAATTTCAAGTTTGAATAGAAGTTCATCATGTGACTAAGGATCAAACATTTTAAGaacttataatattttaggcttattttctttaataaagcAGTATGATATGGAATATCTTTTGCTGAACATTCTTAGAACACATTATTCTTAAAAAAGGTTGgttcataattattatttttattagagaAATATTATTCCAAGCAAGAGGGTCCTTTTactcaaaataaacaaaattactaAAGTGTGATTAGTAATATAATTCCATATTGGCcccacaataaaatttaaatttaaggcCTAAAATTACCCTTTAAATACAGCCCAATGTTAATTCCAAGAACACAAAAATTATATCCAAATTCACTTGACATGTCTTGTTCCCTCATGCAAGGATCTCAAACAAGTTGCAAATTATTTCATATCAGGATATGGTTCTTGCTGGaagtaaaaatgtttttatttatccaaaGTAAGCAAAGATTTTGCTCCGTTTTATGTAGTGCTGCAAGAAAAGACAATGGTTAGAATTACAAAGGCGAAGCCACCCTTGATGCTGCTAATGCTATAAACGTAATGCTTTTCAATTAACTCCAAAGAACTTGTACCATCGCAAGGCTGCAAACCCACATGCCATAACTGACTGGGAAAAAAAGGGCATTCAAGCACCCTTTAGAATATAACTCTCAACCCATGGTGAAAGAATTGGCCAACTTTATTCCAAAGAACCCCAAGTCCACCTTCAGCTCTAGGATTCTGCAACTTTATCATTCAATGCTTCATCCATTACGCAGTGCGGATGCATTCATTTCAGTTAACTACAAATCAAGTTGGTCAGTGCCCAGATGTATCCCATTAATAAATTCAGAAGATACCTAGCTCTACTTATAGAACAAACAAAAAGCAGTGCTCTAAGATGCAATTCGCGAAACTCTTCACTGTCATGGTTTTGCTTGTTCAAGCATCAACAGATGCTTTTAGTCTTTCTTCTAAACTCTGCGCAAAATCAAAGAATAAAACCTTGAGGGACATGATACCTTCCCATTAATAATGGAAAAGCCATGTTTATTACGGTTAAGAAGAACACCATCAGTTCAACCTTATCTACTTACTAACCTCAGTGCTTCATTGTATTTCTATATATTGATCGGAAGGTATATATGATTATACCTAGAACATATGCATGCTAGAACATCATCAAGGTGACagataaaagaaagaatatatatatatatatatatatatatgaaggcAAAGGAACGTAGTGGAAATCAGAATCGGATTCCTGGATCAATCAaaaccaataataaatttaatatatatatatatatatagcaaaatAAGCCATCAAGAATAGCATATTATTTAGCTAgctataataaattaaaaaggggCAGATGATATAAACTGATCAGCAGCCCGAAAAGCCAAATCAAAGAATGAGAACTCGGTACTTTCACCTACAGTAGCTATGGCTATGGGGGAAGCAGGCAACATCAcgtgcattgcattgcatgatcAGAATGAAAAATGGAGGGCGGGGATACCCTGATTTGATTGGCTGAAATGAAGGAAcgaataaagttaaaaaaaatattggatttAAGAAACCCATCAtttctaattaccatttaagtaaTATTATAATCATGCACAATCACAACACAATATCTAATACTTATTATCCATTTAGTAcaagttgaaataaaattaagagtTGGTTAATCAACAATGGCATATGGTAGTATACATAATTATGGGTATGAATACCCAGCTTGCTTGCTTTTTGTTTTGCCTTAACACACTACATAGTATCTCCTATTTAACtagtaatttaatataaaataattttaaagctCATAGCCAATatcacaaatttataaaatacaaaaaattaattaataagctACACATAATATCatcataaacaaatataaacgTAATAAATGAACCCCAAAAAGAGCACATATACCTAatataattaatcattaaatagaaaaaggaaaaagagttATACTTagttgtgtgtatatatatatatgtgtaaaagtATCTTAGCCGAAATTAGAAGTTCTTACCAATGAAAGGCAGCCACGTCAAGCCCGGGAATCCGAGGCTCCATTAATTAACGGACGTTAACGAACCTAACCACAGAGCTGTGAGAGGCGTTAAAAAGGCAAGACAGAGAGAGATCCAACGGCTGGGAAGCACTGGCGGCAACTAACTAAAAGAAACCCATCCGGTCAACCTATAGTTCCCACCAATAATTGAAAGCCACTTGGATTAACACCATCCTCGGCCCGCGACAGCTTACAAGATCCAGCTGATTACCTGGAATCGCCGGTGGCCAACCACATAGCAACAAGGAACAGCAacaactttttccttttaatttataattttaattttattaactttctttTTCATCGTCCAATTCTCTCTTTTCGACGCCTTTTGCTTCTCTCTCTCTACCTCTCTGTCTCTGTCTGTTTCAGGGTTTTCTTTCTCTTGGATCATCATCATCTTACAGATTACCCAAAGACAAAGCACCAAAGCATCATCATTTTCTACCCTTTGTGAGAGtttctttgctatttttttccttttcggCTTACTCCAATCCTTGGAGCTTCTTGTTTATTGCTCTAATcatctgggtttttttttaaaaaaaatttgttaccTTGAATGAATATTCTGATGTTGTTTTCCTCGATTGGGTGGGAGTTTTTGGAGTTATGATCTGGGGTTCTTTTGGAAACATGAAATTACCCCAACTGCTTCAAGttattataaaaagaataaCCCAATTTTTAGATGGTTTGCTGGATACCTTCATCAAAGGTAATTAAGGGATTGGTATCATATTAAGTTaggatttttcttgttttgatgCTATCTGCGTAAGGGTAGTTTGATCTGGGAGTTGACTTCGATTCggatattttagaaattttcacaGCTTTCCACAACCAACTGGTTTTCTCAGATTTTTTTATTGCTTGGGTGATTTTTTATTAGCTATTTTGTTTATCCCTGGACCTTTGATTTTGTCTCAAGAAAATATAAGTTGGGATAGTTTTTGAATATTCAATCTTTTATTCGGCACATATCTGAGAAGTTGCTATAGAATTTGGTTGTTTTGGCAGAAGTTActccaataaatttatataaaggGGTTTggcttatttttgtttaacttgaaaGTGTTCTTCGAGGTCTTTGATTTATGGTTGGGAAAGGAATATGGCTGCCCGTATGGATTTTTCACCTCCATTTGCAATCATAGAAGGTGGTTACACTAACGATAATGTACCAGACATGGATAATGAAAAATTGGATAATGAAAAACAAGTCACTCTCGGGAAACCTCCGCGCCACCTCTCCATTATGCAACATTGTGTGAGTTCAGGGAGGCTGATTGCTGAGGctaatttggtatgtttaattCCTTTCTATCTGACCCTTCTTTTCATCATTATGAACTGAGGAGCCTGAGCTTTAAGGACTTTCTACATTAGCATAAAATCTGAATGCAGCTTAGttattagtttaaaatgaaaactctGAAACATTTGTGATTCTGATGATATATGTTCTTGTCACCTGCATTTGTGCTGCATAACCTTTTGGCTTTTGACACTTTTAGAGAGAATAACTATTATCCTGTTCATATTTTGTTGAAAATCATCACCTTGGGAAAGGTTTTACATTGTTTTATTTGATGCTATAAAAGTAGTTTCCTGAATTGCTTTTACTAACTACTTTCCTCTTCTCTAGGAATTGGATGTTGGTATTGTAGTCCACAAGTCATCTTCTGATGAAAAGACTGAGTTTTTGCCGGTCTTGCGATCAGGAAGCTGTGCTGAGATAGGACCCAAACAGTATATGGAAGATGAACACATTTGCATAGATGATCTTATTGGACATCTCGAGACAACTACAAAAGTCCCTTCTCCGGGAGCTTTCTATGGGGTATGTTTATTTGAATCTACCATATATGACCTGCCAGATGTGGTTAATAAGTAATCTTGGTGAACCATCTTAATTTTCATTAGAAATAGCAAGTTTTGTTAATGCACTTCCTTCTGACTATCTGTCTTGATTGCTTGTCTGTAGTTAAAAACTCGTGTCCTGCTATAGCTTCTACTgagataatataatatatatacctttgTGTGGTTAGTGTTGACAAGGTTTGGATGTGGTGTTTGAAGCATGTTCTAGGAAAACGGATCCTGAAGATATTATCCAggccaaaaggaaaaatatgtAGAAACCAGCACATAGTTGTCTCTAATATTGTGAACTGCAGCCTGGTTTAGAGTAGCAATCCAGCAAGTTTTTGAACATTACAAGATCCTTTTTCCCTTAGATCTGCTGCCTCATTATAACTTGCTACTTAATTTCTAGGTTTAAGGTGTCTAAACATGTCAGTTCTATTCCATATACAATTAGCATGAAGGTGGTTTGGGAATCTTTATTGGCCATACTTGTGAATTGAACCTTGCCAATACGTGTGAACAGGTTTTTGACGGTCACGGAGGAACAGATGCAGCCATATTTATTAGGGAGAATATCCTTAAATTTATAGTTGAAGACTCTCATTTTCCAATTTGTGTGGAGAAGGCAATCAAGAGTGCTTTTCTGAAAGCTGATTATGCATTTGCAGATGCTAGTTCTCTTGATATATCCTCTGGCACCACTGCATTAACTGCACTTATTTTCGGAAGGTGAGTGACCCACTTATCTGCAATGGTAATATTCCATTTTGACGTTATTTCCTTAAATCCTCTTCTAGCAGCCTTTGTTTTGGTTTAAGATGATCTGAAATCCTGTGCGTTCAGTGATTAGTGCTGGGTTGAAACTGGAAATAATGTGTTATCAGGATATATTATGCATTAGTCAAACCTGAACTCAAGGTCTTCTTAGTAGTCTTTACTGTTCTGTATTCTGAAAGCCAGGAATTGGGTCCCTCTAAACTCTAATATTAGTTATCTTTTCAAAGGACCTTGATAATTGCAAATGCTGGAGATTGTCGAGCTGTGCTGGGAAGGCGAGGTAGAGCAATTGAAATGTCCAAGGACCACAAACCTAATTGCACATCTGAAAGACTAAGAATTGAGAAACTTGGTGGAGTTATTTATGATGGCTACCTGAATGGGCAATTATCTGTGGCACGCGCACTTGGAGACTGGCACATGAAGGGGCCGAAAGGATCTGCCTGTCCTTTAAGCGCCGAGCCAGAGCTGCAGGAGACAGACCTTAGTGATGAGGATGAATTCTTGATAATGGGCTGTGATGGGTTGTGGGATGTAATGAGCAGCCAGTGTGCCGTGACTATGGCGAGGAAAGAGCTGATGCTTCATAATGATCCTGAAAGATGCTCAAGAGAACTTGTCAGGGAGGCATTGAAGCGCAACACCTGTGATAATTTAACAGTGATAGTGGTTTGTTTCTCTGCTGAGCCTCCCCCTCGAATAGAAATACCACAATCCCGTGTTCGGAGGAGCATATCATCAGAAGGGCTAAATTTACTAAAGGGTGTGCTGGACTGTTAACTGATGAAACAAGCGAGGGTTGAACCAGATTTGTGCATGAATGCATTGGAGGGCGAAATGGTCGTGGCATTTTTCTACTGAGTAGCTGCAGCTGCCCCCTTCACACCATGGCTAACATTCATCCTTCATCCAGGGACATCCTTGTCGTGTAAAATATCattctttttggtttttaaatCCTGTACACCTGAGATAACTCATGATGTAGCTCCGATTTGCAGGATTCATtgttcttcctttctttctttcttcatctGCTTACTCCTCTGTAAATAAACTGAATCTTGAGAGATATGTTCTAGCAGTCTTTcactaaatcaaataatttgatATCATTGACCATTAATGGTTAGATAGTTATCTGGGTACCATGCCTAGTTTTTTACGTTGGAAGATTTTCCGTAATTACCATCTCAGAGTTCACCAAGCCAAGGAATACGCAATTATGCAGGCAGCAGTAGCTAAACAGCAGCTGTCGAGTCAAGTGTCGAAGAACTTTAGGTCATGATTGTCATGGTGTCATCTCAAGTCTTAATGGCTCAGTATACTGTCATGGTGTCATCTCAAGTCTTAAAGGCTCAGTGTACCCTCTGTGCAATTGGAAAAACAGCAACACTATTGCAGTGTGGTTCTTTTTACTGGATATCAATCCAGCAGCAATAACAAATTAAGCTTTCGTGTCAAACCATCCAACAAGGAGAAGGAAAAGTAATACACTACCAGTTTATTAAGCTATTAACGAGAAGAATCCAAGAGGTTTTACTTAAGAATCAAAAACAACGCAAGAAAGTGACTTGAATTTAGAAGTTGGAAACAGCAAATACATGGTCCAAAGAGCGAAACTTGGTTTCAAGTTACGGAAATAAGTCTCAATATGGTCCATAGAGCAAAATTTTGTTTCAAGTTACAGAAAGAAGTCTAAATTAAACAGTCGCATTTCAATACTGCAGCCACCATGGAAACTTTTTTCCATACAATCTCTTCTCCAGCTGAACCACAATAGTTATAGTTCATCATTATCGGAGTCTCTATCACTGCATACAAACAAGTGTCAATGTCAGAACACCAGAAACCTAGGAAAGATTGTCTGTGCAAGTGCCACAAAAGTAGGCTGTTCTTTTTTAGATATAAAACAAAGGTAGACTGTaaatctatataaaatagaCTTTTAGGATAGAGTCAGAACTGGTTACTTGGAAAGGGGG from Gossypium raimondii isolate GPD5lz chromosome 1, ASM2569854v1, whole genome shotgun sequence harbors:
- the LOC105783413 gene encoding probable protein phosphatase 2C 27, whose amino-acid sequence is MAARMDFSPPFAIIEGGYTNDNVPDMDNEKLDNEKQVTLGKPPRHLSIMQHCVSSGRLIAEANLELDVGIVVHKSSSDEKTEFLPVLRSGSCAEIGPKQYMEDEHICIDDLIGHLETTTKVPSPGAFYGVFDGHGGTDAAIFIRENILKFIVEDSHFPICVEKAIKSAFLKADYAFADASSLDISSGTTALTALIFGRTLIIANAGDCRAVLGRRGRAIEMSKDHKPNCTSERLRIEKLGGVIYDGYLNGQLSVARALGDWHMKGPKGSACPLSAEPELQETDLSDEDEFLIMGCDGLWDVMSSQCAVTMARKELMLHNDPERCSRELVREALKRNTCDNLTVIVVCFSAEPPPRIEIPQSRVRRSISSEGLNLLKGVLDC